DNA sequence from the Desulfurobacterium indicum genome:
TGGATAATATCAAACAGGCAGAAATTGGACAAAGAAGAGATCAAAATCGGCGTTACAAAAGGTATAGAATTATCAAAAAAGTGGGGAATCAGCTTTTTCGGAGATATATCATCATTCGACATTTCCCGCCACATAATCAAAAACGGAATTGTTTTTAATGAAATCATAGGCAATATATTCAATACCAACGCCAGACCTCCGTTATCCATACATGCGGTATATTCAACTTCGGTTGAAACAATAAAAAAAGCGGTTCAAAAATCTTTAAAATACGGAACTATCTATCAGATGCACGTAGGAGAAACCGCCGAAGAAGAAAAATTTGTAAGAGGTGAACCTAACCTTTTTGAATCCTTAATCTACCCTACAATAGGGAGAAAGCGGTTTGAAAATATTTATGCAGAAAACATAGTAGCCTACCTTGAAAAAACTGGTGCACTCACAAATCTACTTATTGCCGTTCACTGCACAAACTTATCCCGAAAAGAGCTTGAGATTCTTATGAGAAAAGAGTGTGGCATAGTAATCTGTCCAAGAAGCAACATTTTTTTAAAAACGGGATTCCCTGATATTGAATTTTTAATCGACTACGAGAAATTAGGAATAGGAACTGACGGACTGAGTTCAAACACTTCTCTATCAATGTTATCTGAGATAAAAGCAATCTACATTAAAGCAGAAGGTAAAATAGACGTTAAAAAACTTCTCAA
Encoded proteins:
- a CDS encoding amidohydrolase family protein — its product is MRKAIGADYIIDFDMNIIKNGWLVFQRGKVKFLKYEPDGDFHEKVKLANTVIFPSFVNAHTHLELSLMNFNPIKIKSFFDWLLWIISNRQKLDKEEIKIGVTKGIELSKKWGISFFGDISSFDISRHIIKNGIVFNEIIGNIFNTNARPPLSIHAVYSTSVETIKKAVQKSLKYGTIYQMHVGETAEEEKFVRGEPNLFESLIYPTIGRKRFENIYAENIVAYLEKTGALTNLLIAVHCTNLSRKELEILMRKECGIVICPRSNIFLKTGFPDIEFLIDYEKLGIGTDGLSSNTSLSMLSEIKAIYIKAEGKIDVKKLLKAATIGGAKVLNIEDTYKQSGLFTAIRTEKKITNPLTALLMDDIKVTAFDLKDEKVLNSLKQLSNN